ACCGTATTGTATTATTTATAACACCTTATTTTACCAGGCTCATTTTCTCAAGCCGGTAGTTTGTGCCTGCTCTCAGCTTGAGAAGATACATACCGGAAGCCAGGGATTCCGCATTCCACACGACCGAGTGCGATCCGGCAGCAAGATATTCCCTTTTCAATATTGTCACCATTCGGCCCTGTATGTCATAAACAGTTAATTCAACCTCTGATGCTGCAGCCAGTGAAAACCGTATGGTGGTCCGGGAATTGAACGGATTCGGATAATTGGGTTCCAGATAAAACTGATCCGGGCGGGACGGCGTTGAATTCACGGTCGTTAAATCCGTTAAATTCGGGCGCACATCATTATAAAATGTTCGGTCGGCTATTTCACACAAGGCCGCCGTGACACCGGACAGCATGGAAACATCAGCACGCGGCTGCAGCGCGTTTCGTATGGACACACGATCATAAACAACAAACGCATCATTATCAGAGGCGGAAGGAACCGGACCGCCCGTTATCTCCCGAACGTAACTGCGATCCGGATTCAACCTGACAAACCGGCCCCCGGCCGCAAGAAAGCCATTGGTCTGTACCAGTATATGCGGGTGATCCGGTGCACCCTGAACATGATCCTGATCGCCCGCTTCAACGATGAACATTAAATCCGGATTGGCCTGTACAGCGGATTGAATCCAGTTCTCTCCGTTGCGCCACAACCAGAATGATTCCGTCAATCCCGGCGCGGCTGTTTCCGGCGAACAGGATATCCCCTTTGCCTGTGCAGCATCCCGCATTTGAACGGAATAGTACAGCTTGTTTTTGTACACATAGACCGGAACTTTAAAATCAGATGTGTTGCTGTCATACCTACCGTCTTGATCAATATCAAAATACAATCCTCCGGTATACCCCTCTGATGGTGTTAATGTATCACAATAGGCAAGCTGGGACCAGTCAAACCCGCCGGTATCCGGATTATACGCCGGATTTAAGCAATTCTTCCGTCCCGCATCGACCGTCGGCATGCCGTCACCAACCGGAGACTCCCAATTGACAATCCAGGCCAGACCGGGCAGAGAATCCCCCCAGGCCCCGGCCGTGGTGATGGTCGCGTTGCCTCCGTTGGACCAGCCGCACAGTCCTGCGTTTGAATACAGCGGCTGCACATCCAGCATCGCATCCAGTTTATAGCCATAAGAATCCGTCTGCCTCCCCATGGCAAACTGCATCACATCCCGCAAAGCACGCATACAATGCGAACCCCGGTCATC
This genomic window from candidate division KSB1 bacterium contains:
- a CDS encoding T9SS type A sorting domain-containing protein, with protein sequence MSGGWNGATDFNDFAVHKHGFIEVLFNFPGAGIPAQRSGGTYDDRGSHCMRALRDVMQFAMGRQTDSYGYKLDAMLDVQPLYSNAGLCGWSNGGNATITTAGAWGDSLPGLAWIVNWESPVGDGMPTVDAGRKNCLNPAYNPDTGGFDWSQLAYCDTLTPSEGYTGGLYFDIDQDGRYDSNTSDFKVPVYVYKNKLYYSVQMRDAAQAKGISCSPETAAPGLTESFWLWRNGENWIQSAVQANPDLMFIVEAGDQDHVQGAPDHPHILVQTNGFLAAGGRFVRLNPDRSYVREITGGPVPSASDNDAFVVYDRVSIRNALQPRADVSMLSGVTAALCEIADRTFYNDVRPNLTDLTTVNSTPSRPDQFYLEPNYPNPFNSRTTIRFSLAAASEVELTVYDIQGRMVTILKREYLAAGSHSVVWNAESLASGMYLLKLRAGTNYRLEKMSLVK